From the Salarias fasciatus chromosome 16, fSalaFa1.1, whole genome shotgun sequence genome, one window contains:
- the gcc2 gene encoding GRIP and coiled-coil domain-containing protein 2 has product MEDPGGAAAEPGTPSAAGTPKSKLDLLSKDDLIKFAKKQMAAMQKIKSKCADLEKEVESLKQQPKDQQNTSSSDDASLIQELTERMDALLLEKAETQQSLALSRKDLEKTKQQAKDDMAVLQSEHDRAIEDHRRRITALESSIEESNSKHQEEVTRFQKLLQEREASDRQKESERERQHQDVTESAEEERRSLEAQLKTLRAELHAMEEQNTQEAANLQENLQRELTMAQQEIENLKEELSQKTLQHEEEMRALEEDCEMERERLLLLHDELTEQLALKDSYLQDVQEEDEDGARGSGIAKMLELSGCSQSDSTHGGGEETEAGRLRAALDDLQAQNTMLRDELTLLANVKGELEAETERLKEEYQMEKEELEFKINELQMARDGAASDSALTLSPDKEEIDGEPKDSEYNAMKEQEDKIVKNLQDQLDTVTQERDDLLVKLKELTDDKNTLMEDVHDLKLKLEGFSSEDQKLPSSEEEQADSHSELRQSLEEMTRQNEEVVSQLRMKENMTEELRQMVDTATDERDQLQDLLKQKEEEILKLNNENAKEMEKILEEKQEALQLVEEKVRELNGLKTEMEENVQSLNNEKEKIEESAEEEMEKQKEVVSSFEQTIKELSAEKADVNQKLEEAVSKLSKAQEESELLCSKLATVEAQLEQETAEKQHLQAKLNSQTEEAEQTGASIQAMEERQSEVEKKSREEAEELRSRFDELQEERNQLRSRLEEAQAERKSEEVRAELQAYIQDLEQERSMLRSSLEEVTKDAEGLQRDLLEMKAANEKVSDENQNLQAQLSKEEGGESDEMQRKMEDMEKTSRELREQLAEKDSQISQLRDEIAALQSSSQESVAQTASSEENATNEMTQKIAALEKENKEKDEKMNKIKAVAVKAKKELDISKKEVVTLKEEIESLKAERERINSSMKDIIHGAEGYKNLQIDYDRQTEQLDNEREKVEAAERQIAELTKRLSSAVTQTETLSSEKEDLLAGMETLRSTVRQLETKNQELQRQAANLERELTAERAMKEQKLKDLSSASKEVEELTAQLRKQQQQSQQTAQELEQLRKEAQQSSLLDMEMADYERLVKELNSKITQKDEYAEELKAQINTLTQKEETLKQEIENLKSQLDQGEEKTSKMKQMLVKTKKELADAKKQESALMVQQASLKGELEGNQQQLESSKIEISELTAERHRLQEQLRTTLDQQQRSTNSLQQRIHSLQQERDAASAELVSTTSEFESYKVRVHNVLKQQKSKTNSQSEGDFSKGEREQLSSQVDQLRSRLAESQQSLQSCTVELQQLQTEHDTLLERHNKILQETISKEAELRERLLSLQSENVGLRSDLSQTQADLSSQVETQRQTYREQLRKLQDDHRTTVETLQGQLTRVEEQLFNLQSQNSSALVQSSRKSFVSDLQRRNAEQNQAGLGLDLQSMAREEGEGMETTETESASPALTPLPSLEQLLTSPDPKQEPFVWTVEPTKEELSEKLNTATRSMEHMNSLLHETEATNAVLMEQITLLKNEVRRLERNHEREKSVANLEYLKNVLLQFIFLRSGSERQALLPVIHTMLQLSPEEKSKLAAIAHGEEQGAGSRGSGWSSYLHSWSGIR; this is encoded by the exons ATGGAG GACCCTGGTGGTGCTGCGGCTGAGCCTGGGActccatcagcagcagggaCACCAAAGTCAAAG ctGGACCTACTGTCCAAAGATGATCTCATTAAATTTGCCAAAAAGCAGATGGCTGCCATGCAGAAGATTAAAAGCAAATGTGCAG atTTGGAAAAGGAAGTTGAATCCCTGAAACAGCAACCCAAAGACCAGCAAAACACCAGCAGTTCAGATGATGCTTCTCTGATACAA GAGCTGACTGAGAGGATGGATgcgctgctgctggaaaaggcCGAAACTCAGCAAAGTCTGGCGCTGTCTCGTAAAGATCTAGAGAAGACTAAGCAGCAAGCCAAG GATGATATGGCAGTGCTGCAAAGTGAGCATGACCGCGCCATAGAGGACCACCGAAGGAGGATCACAGCTCTCGAGAGCAGCATAGAGGAATCCAACAGCAAACACCAAGAAGAAGTGACTCGTTTCCAGAAGTTACTACAAGAGCGGGAAGCAAGTGATCGACAGAAggagagtgaaagagaaaggCAGCACCAAGATGTAACAGAGAGCGCTGAGGAGGAGCGTCGCTCCTTGGAAGCTCAGCTGAAAACCCTTCGAGCTGAGCTGCATGCGATGGAAGAGCAGAATACCCAGGAGGCGGccaacctgcaggagaaccTCCAAAGGGAGCTGACGATGGCCCAGCAGGAGATCGagaacctgaaggaggagctTTCTCAGAAGACCCTGCAGCACGAGGAGGAGATGAGAGCTCTGGAGGAGGACTGCGAGATGGAGAGGGAGCGTCTCCTGCTACTGCACGATGAACTGACTGAGCAACTTGCTCTCAAAG ACAGCTACCTGCAGGATGTGCAAGAAGAAGATGAGGACGGCGCTCGCGGTTCAGGGATCGCCAAGATGCTGGAACTGTCTGGCTGCAGTCAGAGTGACTCCACCCACGGCGGCGGAGAGGAAACTGAGGCCGGGAGGCTGAGGGCGGCCCTGGATGATCTGCAAGCCCAAAACACCATGCTGAGGGATGAGCTCACCCTGCTCGCCAACGTGAAAGGAGAGCTGGAGGCAGAGACGGagaggctgaaggaggagtACCAGATGGAAAAAGAGGAGCTGGAGTTTAAAATCAACGAGCTGCAGATGGCCAGAGATGGCGCTGCCAGCGACTCCGCGTTGACCCTCAGTCCCGATAAAGAAGAGATTGACGGCGAACCCAAAGATTCCGAATACAACGCCATGAAGGAGCAGGAAGACAAAATAGTGAAaaacctccaggaccagctggACACAGTCACTCAGGAAAGGGATGATTTGTTGGTGAAGCTGAAAGAATTGACAGACGACAAAAACACCCTGATGGAAGATGTGCACGAcctgaaactgaagctggaaGGTTTTTCAAGCGAGGACCAGAAGCTCCCGTCgtctgaggaggagcaggcagaTTCACACAGTGAGCTGAGGCAGTCTCTGGAGGAAATGACCAGGCAGAACGAGGAGGTCGTCTCCCAGCTGCGTATGAAGGAAAACATGACTGAAGAGCTGAGGCAAATGGTCGACACAGCGACTGACGAGCGTGACCAGTTACAAGACCTGCTcaagcagaaagaagaagaaatactaAAACTGAACAATGAAAACGCAAAAGAAATGGAGAAGATCTTGGAGGAGAAACAagaggctctgcagctggtggaaGAAAAAGTGAGAGAATTGAACGGCTTGAAaacagaaatggaagaaaatgtaCAAAGTTTAAACAAcgagaaagaaaaaatagagGAAAGCGCAGAAGAggagatggaaaaacaaaaggaagtcGTTTCTTCCTTTGAGCAAACTATCAAAGAGCTCTCTGCAGAAAAGGCCGATGTAAACCAGAAACTGGAAGAAGCTGTCTCAAAGCTCTCGAAAGCCCAAGAAGAGAGTGAGCTTCTGTGCTCTAAGCTGGCAACTGTGGAGGCTCAGCTCGAGCAGGAGACGGCCGAAAAACAGCATCTGCAGGCAAAGTTGAATTCACAGACAGAGGAGGCCGAACAGACCGGCGCTTCCATCCAAGCCATGGAGGAACGTCAGTCCGAAGTAGAGAAGAAGTCCAGGGAGGAGGCTGAAGAGCTCCGAAGTCGCTTCgatgagctgcaggaggagaggaaccagTTGAGGAGTCGACTTGAAGAGGCTCAAGCCGAGAGGAAGTCGGAGGAGGTGCGAGCGGAGCTCCAGGCTTACATCCAAGacctggagcaggagaggagcatGCTGAGGAGCAGCTTAGAGGAGGTGACGAAGGACGCAGAGGGGCTGCAGAGAGACCTGCTGGAGATGAAGGCGGCGAACGAGAAGGTCAGCGACGAAAACCAGAACCTGCAAGCCCAGCTCTCGAAAGAGGAGGGCGGAGAGTCGGACGAGATGCAGAGAaaaatggaggacatggagaaaACCAGCAGAGAGCTGAGAGAACAGCTGGCCGAGAAGGATTCTCAGATATCACAGCTGAGAGATGAGATAGCTGCTCTTCAG tCGTCATCTCAAGAGTCCGTCGCCCAGACTGCTTCCTCTGAAGAAAATGCAACCAATGAGATGACACAGAAAATAG CTGCCctggagaaagaaaataaagaaaaagatgagaaaatgaacaaaatcaaaGCAGTGGCTGTCAAAGCAAAGAAGGAGCTGGATATCAGTAAGAAGGAG gtCGTGACTCTTAAGGAGGAAATAGAATCGCTGAAGGCTGAACGAGAGCGAATCAACAGCTCAATGAAAGATATCATACATGGAGCTGAAGGATACAAG AACCTGCAGATAGATTACGACAGGCAAACAGAGCAACTGGATAATGAGAGGGAGAAGGTGGAGGCGGCGGAGAGACAGATTGCTGAGCTGACCAAACGACTCAGCAGTGCTGTCACACAG acggAGACACTGAGCAGTGAGAAGGAGGACCTCCTGGCTGGGATGGAGACGCTGAGGAGCACAGTGAGGCAGCTGGAGACCAAGAACCAGGAGTTGCAAAGGCAGGCCGCAAACCTGGAGCGAGAGCTGACGGCCGAGAGAGCAATGAAAGAACAAAAGCTCAAG GACTTGTCATCTGCGTCAAAGGAGGTAGAAGAGCTGACAGCCCAGCTCcgcaagcagcagcagcagtctcagcagactgcccaggagctggagcagctccgcaag GAGGCGCAGCAGAGCTCTCTGCTGGACATGGAGATGGCCGACTACGAACGCCTGGTGAAAGAACTCAACagcaaaatcacacagaaagaCGAGTAcgcagaggagctgaaggccCAGATAAACACACTCACCCAGAAGGAGGAAACGCTCAAGCAGGAAATTG AGAATCTGAAGTCGCAGCTGGACCAGGGGGAGGAGAAGACCTCCAAGATGAAACAAATGCTGGTGAAGACCAAGAAGGAACTGGCTGACGCTAAGAAACAG GAGAGCGCCCTCATGGTGCAGCAGGCGAGTCTGAAAGGAGAGCTGGAAGGGAACCAGCAACAACTAGAGAGCTCAAAG ATTGAGATCTCCGAGCTGACGGCCGAGCGCCAccgtctgcaggagcagctgaggacgaccctggaccagcagcagcGCAGCACCAACTCCCTGCAGCAGCGcatccacagtctgcagcaggaaAGAGACGCTGCCAGT GCGGAACTTGTGAGCACAACAAGCGAGTTCGAGAGCTACAAGGTGCGCGTCCACAATGTTCTCAAACAGCAGAAGAGCAAAACCAACTCGCAGAGTGAAGGAGATTTCAGTAAAGGAGAGAG GGAGCAGCTGTCCTCTCAGGTGGACCAGCTGAGGTCCAGGCTGGCCGAGAgccagcagagcctccagagCTGCaccgtggagctgcagcagctccagacggAGCACGACACGCTTCTGGAGAGACACAACAAAATCCTGCAGGAAACCATCAGCAAGGAGGCCGAGCTCCGGGAGAG GCTTTTGTCGCTGCAGTCGGAGAACGTCGGCTTGCGGTCGGACCTGTCCCAGACCCAGGCGGACCTGTCCTCTCAGGTGGAGACGCAGCGCCAGACCTacagggagcagctgaggaagctgcaggacgacCACCGGACCACCGTGGAGACCCTGCAGGGCCAGCTGACGCgcgtggaggagcagctcttcaacctgcagagccagaacA GTTCAGCGTTGGTGCAGTCGAGCCGCAAGTCCTTTGTGTCAGATCTTCAACGGCGAAACGCCGAGCAGAACCAGGCGGGGCTGGGACTTGACCTGCAGTCGATGgccagggaggagggggagggcatGGAGACCACCGAGACGGAGAGCGCCTCCCCTGCGCTCACACCCCTCCCCTCTCTGGAGCAGCTTCTCACGTCTCCAGACCCAAAACAAG AGCCTTTTGTGTGGACGGTGGAGCCGACCAAAGAAGAGCTCAGCGAGAAGCTGAACACAGCCACCCGCAGCATGGAGCACATGAACAGCCTGCTGCATGAAACCGAGGCCACCAACGCCGTTCTCATGGAGCAAATCACC